In Prosthecobacter vanneervenii, the genomic stretch CCATCATCATGAGCGACCGAACGACCAAAGAACGCATTCTCGACGCAGCCGAAGGGCTGATGCTCGAGAAGAGCTTTCATTCGGTCGGGCTGAACGAGATCCTGGAAGCCGTGAAGGTGCCCAAGGGCTCGTTTTACCACCACTTCAAGTCCAAGGAGCAGTTTGGCGTGGAGCTGTTGAAGCATTACGTGTCAGATGCCAATGCCTACAAAAGGCAGATGCTGCTCTCTCCCACGCCCGAGCCGGACCCGCTGCGCAGGCTGCTGAGCATGTGCGAGGGAACGATCTGCCGCGTGCTGGAAACGAAGGGG encodes the following:
- a CDS encoding TetR/AcrR family transcriptional regulator; protein product: MSDRTTKERILDAAEGLMLEKSFHSVGLNEILEAVKVPKGSFYHHFKSKEQFGVELLKHYVSDANAYKRQMLLSPTPEPDPLRRLLSMCEGTICRVLETKGKCPCLVLKLAAEVSDMSEPMREVLAEGNREAIAILEQVLQECLEKGKIAKSIRPAEMARIIHDLWNGAMQRSIVCRDVSPPREALDFIRTLLAA